The following coding sequences lie in one Microvirga sp. 17 mud 1-3 genomic window:
- a CDS encoding HlyD family type I secretion periplasmic adaptor subunit, which translates to MTTMILQKPKPKASIHEKALRQATIAGSAMIALFAGTIGLWAATATLSGAVVAGGQFVVDTSVKKVQHATGGIVGELKVQEGDKVAAGDLLVRLDETVTRANLLLVTKQLDEFVARRARLEAERDGAGQVKDPEEFANRLDEPGVKTIMTSERTLFDARRSARDAQKDQLRKRIAQSQDEIVGLKAQQDAKAREAEFIKEELKGVRELYQKNLVQLPRLNALERDAASIEGQRGQLIAAVAQAEGRIAETQFQIIQIDEEMRADALKELREIQGRIAEYTERRVAAEDQLKRTDIRSPSAGFVHQLNVHTIGGVISPAEPVMLIVPTNDKLELEAKVMPNDIDQVKIGQQATVRVHASNQRMIPELHGSVSRISADVSRDQQTGVTYYTIRVDLPPDQIKRLENLKLMAGMQAEVFVQVNERTPFEYFFKPMEEQIARAFREH; encoded by the coding sequence ATGACGACGATGATCCTTCAGAAGCCGAAGCCGAAGGCCTCGATTCACGAGAAGGCCCTCCGCCAGGCGACGATTGCGGGCAGCGCCATGATTGCGCTGTTCGCCGGCACCATCGGCCTCTGGGCCGCGACCGCGACCCTCTCGGGCGCTGTAGTGGCGGGCGGCCAGTTCGTGGTCGATACCAGCGTCAAGAAGGTGCAGCATGCTACGGGCGGCATCGTGGGTGAGTTGAAGGTGCAGGAGGGCGACAAGGTCGCGGCCGGCGATCTTCTGGTCCGCCTCGACGAGACCGTGACGCGCGCCAACCTCCTCCTGGTTACCAAGCAGCTCGACGAGTTCGTCGCCCGCCGCGCCCGCCTCGAGGCGGAGCGGGACGGGGCCGGCCAAGTCAAGGACCCGGAAGAGTTCGCCAATCGCCTTGATGAGCCGGGCGTCAAGACCATCATGACGTCCGAGCGGACGTTGTTCGATGCCCGCCGCTCGGCGCGCGACGCGCAGAAGGACCAGCTGCGCAAGCGGATCGCCCAGTCGCAGGACGAGATCGTCGGCCTGAAGGCGCAGCAGGACGCAAAAGCCCGCGAGGCCGAGTTCATCAAGGAAGAACTCAAGGGCGTGCGCGAGCTCTACCAGAAGAACCTCGTGCAGCTTCCGCGCCTGAACGCGCTGGAGCGGGACGCGGCGAGCATCGAGGGCCAGCGCGGCCAGCTCATTGCGGCTGTGGCGCAGGCCGAGGGCCGCATCGCCGAGACCCAGTTCCAGATCATTCAGATCGACGAGGAGATGCGGGCTGACGCGCTGAAGGAGCTGCGCGAGATCCAGGGCCGCATTGCGGAATACACGGAACGGCGCGTGGCCGCCGAGGACCAGCTCAAGCGCACCGACATCCGGTCGCCGAGCGCGGGCTTCGTGCATCAGCTCAACGTGCACACGATCGGCGGCGTGATCTCGCCGGCCGAGCCCGTGATGCTGATCGTGCCGACGAATGACAAGCTCGAACTCGAAGCCAAGGTGATGCCCAACGACATCGACCAGGTGAAGATCGGCCAGCAGGCGACGGTGCGGGTACACGCTTCGAACCAGCGCATGATCCCCGAGTTGCACGGTTCTGTGAGCCGGATCTCGGCGGATGTGTCGCGGGATCAGCAGACGGGCGTGACCTATTACACGATCCGGGTGGATCTGCCGCCGGATCAGATCAAGCGCCTGGAGAACCTCAAGCTCATGGCAGGCATGCAGGCCGAGGTGTTTGTGCAGGTCAACGAGCGCACGCCCTTCGAGTATTTCTTCAAGCCCATGGAAGAGCAGATCGCCCGCGCCTTCCGCGAGCACTAA
- a CDS encoding DUF1697 domain-containing protein produces the protein MSLKVALMRSILVNGQRVKMEDARALVTKVGGKDVRSVIATGNLLFRSDEAPRILEDALEKACSDFYGRATEMVVKTSGEWQALLAANPFPEEAARAPSRLLVWAMRTPLPDKGLEQLLRRARGPERIARTESGDLYVWFGESLISESKIPAGFSLKALGTVGTNRNWNTAMKIAQAFGAMARG, from the coding sequence ATGTCTCTCAAAGTCGCCCTCATGCGCAGCATCCTAGTCAATGGCCAGCGGGTGAAGATGGAGGACGCGCGTGCCCTCGTGACTAAAGTGGGTGGCAAGGATGTGCGCTCGGTGATCGCGACCGGCAACCTGCTTTTCCGCTCGGACGAGGCACCACGAATCCTTGAGGACGCATTGGAGAAGGCTTGCAGCGACTTCTACGGTCGGGCGACCGAGATGGTGGTCAAGACCTCGGGTGAATGGCAGGCGCTCCTTGCGGCTAATCCCTTTCCGGAGGAGGCCGCCCGCGCCCCGTCCCGTCTCTTGGTCTGGGCCATGCGCACGCCCCTCCCGGACAAAGGACTGGAGCAGCTTCTCCGCCGGGCCAGAGGCCCGGAGCGTATCGCGCGCACCGAAAGCGGCGACCTTTACGTCTGGTTCGGCGAGTCTCTCATCTCGGAATCCAAGATCCCAGCGGGTTTCAGTTTGAAAGCCCTCGGGACGGTCGGGACCAACCGCAACTGGAACACCGCGATGAAGATCGCCCAGGCGTTCGGGGCCATGGCACGAGGATGA
- a CDS encoding helix-turn-helix domain-containing protein produces MNATHRSGCPINLTLEMLGDRWSLIVIRDIIFGNRRHYRELLTRSEEGIASNILADRLRRLVDAGLLTKSDDPTHRQKALYSLTEPAIQLVPLLAQMGAWGRRHTPVSAELSIRAQLLEEGGPALWNDLMAELRHIHLGQPEPGRSVREGLQKAFEHVVAAEPGRRIGRQDNDVGS; encoded by the coding sequence ATGAACGCCACGCACCGGTCGGGTTGTCCGATCAACCTGACCCTCGAAATGCTGGGGGATCGCTGGAGCCTGATCGTCATTCGGGACATCATCTTCGGGAACCGGCGCCATTACCGGGAATTGCTGACCCGGTCGGAGGAGGGGATCGCCTCCAACATCCTGGCCGACCGCCTGCGGCGGCTCGTGGATGCGGGGCTCCTGACGAAGAGCGATGATCCCACCCATCGGCAGAAGGCGCTCTACAGCCTGACGGAGCCTGCCATCCAACTCGTACCCCTTCTCGCACAGATGGGCGCCTGGGGCCGGCGGCATACGCCGGTATCGGCGGAGCTTTCGATCCGCGCCCAATTGCTTGAGGAGGGAGGCCCGGCTCTCTGGAACGATCTTATGGCCGAGTTGCGCCATATCCATCTCGGCCAACCGGAGCCTGGTCGATCCGTGCGCGAGGGATTGCAAAAGGCCTTCGAGCACGTCGTTGCGGCTGAACCCGGGAGGCGTATCGGTCGGCAAGACAATGATGTCGGCTCCTAG
- the otsB gene encoding trehalose-phosphatase has translation MHEILLKTAPQSETQENWALFLDFDGTLVDIVERPDAVFVDPALPKVLAELETRLGGALAVISGRPIAFLDARLGEHRFDIAGLHGLEHRIGGHLFLCDPDDHPRLREMVDRLQTVFRPKPGILIEDKGCSVAIHWRLAPIERDFVHATVHAALEALGSDYRVQFGKAVAEILPSAAGKGKVIEKFLQQAPYRGRRPVFIGDDLTDENGFRTVNAMGGFSVRIGAGETVAHERLGSPAELRHSLSVWAEGGSFPFQGGN, from the coding sequence ATGCATGAGATTCTTTTGAAAACCGCCCCGCAATCCGAAACGCAGGAGAATTGGGCGCTCTTCCTCGATTTCGACGGGACGCTCGTCGATATCGTCGAACGGCCCGATGCGGTCTTCGTCGATCCTGCTCTTCCGAAGGTCCTGGCAGAGCTCGAAACCCGCCTCGGCGGCGCTCTCGCGGTCATCAGCGGGCGGCCCATCGCGTTTCTCGATGCGCGCCTCGGCGAGCACCGTTTCGACATTGCGGGCCTGCACGGGCTCGAACATCGCATCGGCGGACACCTGTTTCTGTGCGATCCGGACGATCATCCGCGGTTGCGCGAGATGGTGGACCGCCTTCAAACCGTTTTCCGCCCGAAGCCCGGGATCCTGATCGAGGACAAGGGGTGCTCCGTCGCCATTCACTGGCGCCTTGCGCCCATCGAGCGCGACTTCGTGCATGCCACCGTCCACGCGGCGCTTGAGGCGCTCGGAAGCGATTACCGGGTCCAGTTCGGCAAGGCCGTGGCCGAGATCCTTCCGTCCGCTGCCGGCAAGGGAAAGGTGATCGAGAAGTTTCTCCAGCAGGCTCCGTATCGGGGCCGCCGCCCCGTCTTCATCGGAGACGATCTCACCGACGAGAACGGCTTCAGGACGGTGAACGCCATGGGAGGCTTTTCGGTCCGCATCGGAGCGGGCGAAACGGTCGCACATGAGCGTCTTGGATCGCCTGCCGAACTGAGGCATTCCCTGTCGGTCTGGGCCGAAGGGGGCTCCTTTCCTTTCCAAGGGGGCAATTGA
- a CDS encoding glycoside hydrolase family 15 protein: protein MSSLDLAVIGNCMIAALVNRRAHIVWSCFPRFDGDPVFSHLLDSPEDQPDAEQRGIFAIDLVGLETCEQHYLENTAVLVSTMTDSFGNIVEITDFAPRFKHYDRTFRPPLLIRRVRPVKGRPRIRVRLRPHFEWGELPPAKTRGSNHLRFVGPHRSLRLTTDAPISYVDEERPFVVERPISFFFGEDEPLRSEADTTAREFLDKTVDFWRDWVRSLSIPFDWQEAVIRAAITLKLCNYEETGAIVAALTTSVPEAPHTQRNWDYRYCWLRDAYFVIQALNRLGTTKTMEEYLTYITNIVDDAEAKPELRDMPPLFSITRSPDLEEREATALAGYRGMGPVRVGNAAYTQIQNDAYGSIVLASTHAFLDKRLIRTGNQALFEHLEKLGQRAIEVFDKPDAGPWELRTKAAVHTFPSVMCWAACDRLAKIAKALNRADRAAFWREHADRMHAIIDARAYNREKGTFVSSFGGDHLDATLLLLAELSFVAPEDPRFVATVDAIGAALRRGNLLLRYDVEDDFGLMHTAFMICGFWYVDALNVTGRKKEACELFEEILKLRNSFGLFSEDADFTTGELWGNFPQTYSMVGLINSAVRLSRGWEEAF from the coding sequence ATGAGTTCGCTCGACCTTGCCGTCATCGGCAATTGCATGATCGCGGCTCTCGTGAATCGCCGTGCTCATATCGTCTGGAGCTGCTTCCCGCGCTTCGACGGCGATCCGGTCTTCTCGCACCTGCTCGACAGCCCGGAGGACCAGCCGGATGCCGAGCAGCGCGGCATCTTCGCCATCGACCTGGTCGGCCTCGAGACCTGCGAGCAGCATTACCTCGAGAACACGGCCGTTCTCGTCTCCACGATGACCGATTCCTTCGGCAACATCGTCGAGATCACGGATTTCGCGCCGCGCTTCAAGCATTACGACCGGACCTTCCGCCCGCCGCTTCTCATCCGCCGCGTCCGTCCCGTGAAGGGGCGGCCGCGTATCCGCGTGCGGCTGCGGCCGCATTTCGAATGGGGCGAACTGCCTCCTGCCAAAACGCGCGGCAGCAACCATCTGCGCTTCGTCGGTCCGCACCGGTCGCTGCGGCTGACGACGGATGCGCCGATTTCCTATGTGGACGAGGAGCGGCCCTTCGTGGTGGAGCGCCCCATCTCGTTCTTCTTCGGCGAGGACGAGCCTTTGCGCTCTGAAGCCGACACCACGGCGCGCGAGTTCCTCGACAAGACCGTCGATTTCTGGCGCGACTGGGTCCGCTCCCTGTCCATTCCGTTCGACTGGCAGGAAGCCGTGATCCGGGCCGCGATCACCCTCAAGCTCTGCAATTACGAGGAGACCGGCGCCATTGTGGCGGCGCTCACCACCTCTGTCCCGGAGGCACCGCACACCCAGCGCAACTGGGATTACCGCTATTGCTGGCTGCGTGATGCCTATTTCGTGATTCAGGCCCTGAACAGGCTTGGAACCACGAAGACCATGGAGGAATACCTCACCTACATCACCAATATCGTGGACGATGCGGAGGCGAAGCCCGAGTTGCGGGATATGCCGCCACTCTTCAGCATCACCCGCTCGCCCGACCTGGAAGAGCGCGAGGCCACGGCGCTCGCGGGCTATCGCGGGATGGGCCCTGTCCGCGTCGGCAACGCCGCCTATACGCAGATCCAGAACGACGCCTATGGCAGCATCGTCCTCGCCTCGACCCATGCGTTCCTTGACAAGCGTTTGATCCGGACGGGCAACCAAGCCCTCTTCGAGCATCTCGAAAAGCTCGGCCAGCGCGCCATCGAGGTGTTCGACAAGCCCGATGCCGGCCCCTGGGAGCTGAGGACGAAGGCGGCCGTTCACACATTCCCAAGCGTCATGTGCTGGGCCGCCTGCGACCGACTGGCCAAGATCGCCAAGGCCCTGAACCGTGCGGATCGCGCCGCCTTCTGGCGCGAGCATGCTGACCGCATGCACGCGATCATCGATGCCCGGGCCTACAATCGGGAGAAGGGGACCTTCGTCTCGTCCTTTGGCGGCGATCATCTGGATGCAACCCTGCTGCTCCTTGCGGAGCTGAGCTTCGTCGCTCCGGAGGATCCGCGTTTCGTCGCCACCGTCGACGCTATCGGGGCGGCCCTGCGCCGGGGCAACCTGCTCCTGCGCTATGACGTGGAAGACGATTTCGGCCTCATGCACACGGCGTTCATGATCTGCGGATTCTGGTACGTGGACGCTCTCAACGTCACGGGGCGCAAGAAGGAAGCGTGCGAACTCTTCGAGGAGATCCTGAAACTGCGGAACTCTTTCGGCCTCTTTTCGGAGGATGCGGACTTCACGACCGGGGAATTATGGGGCAATTTTCCGCAGACCTACTCCATGGTGGGTCTCATCAATTCTGCCGTTCGCCTCAGCCGCGGCTGGGAGGAAGCGTTCTGA
- a CDS encoding glucokinase encodes MLPAPEEPVRLLPRTLTAQASGPVEAIGKALEGYDGPAPRSAIFAVATRVDRPVIRLTNAHWTIDAQEIGTALGLERVVLVNDYTPVAASVTVLDEARGDLAALGEAGQAGPGTRLVLGPGTGFGAAALVPVEDRLAILATEAGHVEFGPVDADEMGLWPHLERVGGRVTAEVVLSGPGIFRLSKALASKRGEPCPFTVPNDILDAAKSGNTLARETLDCFSRWLGRFAGDLALTFEAAGGVFIAGGIAPRMVDVLQQGGFREAFDRKAPHDSWARSVPAFVIVNREPALQGLAALVTYPRRFVYQSQGWIRA; translated from the coding sequence ATTCTTCCGGCGCCCGAGGAACCCGTTCGTCTTCTGCCCCGTACCCTGACCGCACAGGCGTCCGGCCCGGTCGAGGCCATCGGAAAGGCACTCGAGGGCTATGACGGCCCGGCTCCGCGGTCTGCGATCTTTGCCGTGGCGACGCGGGTGGACCGGCCCGTCATCCGGCTCACGAACGCACACTGGACCATCGACGCGCAGGAGATCGGCACGGCTCTCGGGCTGGAGCGGGTGGTCCTCGTCAACGATTATACGCCGGTTGCCGCCTCCGTGACGGTCCTCGACGAGGCCCGGGGCGACCTTGCAGCCCTGGGTGAGGCAGGACAGGCCGGGCCTGGGACAAGGCTCGTCCTGGGGCCCGGAACAGGGTTCGGGGCGGCGGCGCTCGTCCCGGTCGAGGATCGCCTCGCAATTCTTGCCACCGAGGCGGGCCACGTGGAGTTCGGTCCCGTGGACGCCGACGAAATGGGCCTCTGGCCCCATCTCGAGCGGGTGGGCGGGCGTGTGACCGCCGAGGTCGTCCTGTCCGGCCCCGGCATTTTCCGCCTGTCCAAGGCGCTGGCCTCGAAACGGGGTGAGCCCTGTCCTTTCACCGTCCCGAACGACATCCTCGATGCCGCAAAAAGTGGGAACACCCTGGCCCGGGAGACCCTGGACTGTTTTTCCCGCTGGCTCGGGCGCTTTGCCGGCGACCTTGCACTCACGTTCGAGGCCGCCGGAGGGGTCTTCATCGCCGGCGGCATTGCGCCGCGCATGGTCGACGTGCTGCAGCAGGGCGGCTTCAGGGAGGCCTTTGACCGCAAGGCTCCCCACGACAGCTGGGCCCGGTCCGTGCCGGCTTTCGTGATCGTCAACCGGGAGCCCGCCCTCCAGGGGCTGGCCGCCCTGGTGACCTACCCCAGGCGCTTCGTCTACCAGTCCCAGGGCTGGATACGGGCCTGA
- a CDS encoding peptide chain release factor 3, producing the protein MTDLPAPVGRRRTFAIISHPDAGKTTLTEKLLLFGGAIQLAGEVKAKKNRVSTRSDWMGIEKERGISVVTSVMTFEYGGCVFNLLDTPGHEDFSEDTYRTLTAVDSAIMVIDAAKGIEARTRKLFEVCRMRDIPIVTFINKMDREARSPFDLLDEIEKTLALDTSPVTWPMSQGRSFAGTFDLRRNVVRRIDTDEEPIQVSGPEDSAIDKLLPAEELQTWREEVELAREACKPFDLESFREGHLTPVFFGSALRNFGVRDLIDAMAEYAPPPRGQEADKRLVEAGEPKMTGFVFKIQANMDPNHRDRIAFMRICSGKLTRGMKAKLVRTGKPMSLNAPQFFFAQDRAIADEAWAGDVVGLPNHGTLRIGDTLTEGEDIVFRGVPSFAPEILRRIKLQDAMKAKKLREALQQMAEEGVVQLFVPQDGSGAIVGVVGALQLDVLKERLQAEYGLPIDYEPTRFSICRWISSDDRVELDKFVDSHLSAMARDLDEAPVFMAANAFNLQYEQDRYKAIRFSDVKDYQKKA; encoded by the coding sequence ATGACCGATCTTCCGGCCCCTGTGGGCCGCCGCCGCACCTTTGCCATCATCTCCCACCCGGACGCCGGTAAGACCACGCTGACCGAGAAGCTGCTCCTCTTCGGAGGAGCGATCCAGCTGGCAGGCGAGGTGAAGGCCAAGAAGAATCGCGTCTCGACGCGCTCCGACTGGATGGGCATCGAGAAGGAGCGCGGCATCTCGGTCGTGACTTCGGTGATGACCTTCGAATATGGCGGGTGCGTCTTCAACCTGCTCGATACGCCCGGCCACGAGGACTTCTCGGAGGATACTTATCGCACGCTCACGGCGGTCGATTCCGCCATCATGGTCATCGACGCCGCCAAGGGCATCGAGGCGCGCACGCGCAAGCTCTTCGAAGTCTGCCGGATGCGCGACATTCCGATCGTGACGTTCATCAACAAGATGGACCGGGAGGCCCGCAGCCCCTTCGATCTCCTCGACGAGATCGAGAAGACCCTTGCGCTCGATACGTCGCCCGTTACCTGGCCCATGAGCCAGGGCCGCAGTTTCGCCGGCACCTTCGATCTGCGTCGCAACGTGGTGCGGCGCATCGACACGGACGAGGAGCCGATCCAGGTGTCCGGTCCCGAGGATTCTGCCATCGACAAGCTCCTCCCGGCCGAAGAACTCCAGACGTGGCGCGAGGAGGTGGAGCTCGCCCGCGAGGCCTGCAAGCCCTTCGATCTCGAATCCTTCCGCGAGGGCCATCTTACGCCCGTCTTCTTCGGCAGCGCCCTTCGCAATTTCGGCGTGCGCGATCTCATCGACGCCATGGCCGAATATGCGCCGCCACCGCGCGGCCAGGAGGCGGACAAGCGCCTTGTGGAAGCGGGTGAGCCGAAGATGACCGGCTTCGTGTTCAAGATCCAGGCCAACATGGATCCGAACCACCGGGACCGCATCGCCTTCATGCGCATCTGCTCGGGCAAGCTCACCCGCGGCATGAAGGCGAAGCTCGTGCGCACCGGAAAGCCCATGAGCCTCAACGCGCCGCAATTCTTCTTCGCTCAGGACCGGGCCATTGCCGACGAAGCCTGGGCCGGCGACGTGGTCGGTCTCCCGAACCACGGCACCCTGCGCATCGGTGACACGCTCACGGAAGGCGAGGACATCGTCTTCCGCGGTGTTCCGAGCTTCGCGCCGGAGATCCTGCGCCGCATCAAGCTGCAGGACGCCATGAAGGCGAAGAAGCTGCGCGAGGCCTTGCAGCAGATGGCCGAGGAGGGCGTGGTGCAGCTCTTCGTGCCGCAGGACGGGTCCGGTGCCATCGTGGGTGTCGTCGGCGCGCTCCAGCTCGACGTGCTGAAGGAGCGCCTGCAGGCCGAATACGGCCTGCCCATCGACTACGAGCCGACGCGCTTCTCGATCTGCCGCTGGATCTCGTCGGACGACCGGGTCGAGCTCGACAAGTTCGTCGACAGCCACCTCTCGGCCATGGCGCGGGACCTCGACGAGGCGCCCGTTTTCATGGCGGCCAATGCCTTCAACCTGCAATACGAGCAGGACCGCTACAAGGCGATCCGCTTCTCGGACGTGAAGGACTATCAGAAGAAGGCCTGA
- a CDS encoding sugar kinase encodes MDALFVGQTYIDVTFLADEIPTGDDKTVARDYAISFGGNAVTAAFACAKLGIAPDLLTSVADDYLGRMFIDMAAKYTIPVHHRKVRESSLSFIMPRGGKRAIVRCRDDHYLHPVPPLNLTGCRALHLDGHQADAAMHYARTCREAGILTSLDGGGLRSNTHELLEFIDVAIVADRLCEQMNLTHGEMLTYLKSRGCRIGGVTLGERGLLWYDETGAESVMPALSVPAEAVIDTNGAGDTFHGAYVYSAMARPDLPWREHFILARAASAYAIQHLGNEASLPTLADIAATQAAFPENRLGAFVMEDAPQKRGLKSAG; translated from the coding sequence ATGGATGCTCTTTTCGTCGGCCAGACCTATATCGACGTGACCTTCCTGGCGGATGAGATTCCGACCGGGGACGACAAGACGGTGGCGCGGGATTACGCCATCTCGTTCGGCGGCAATGCGGTCACGGCGGCCTTTGCCTGCGCCAAACTCGGCATCGCGCCCGATCTTCTGACCTCCGTCGCGGACGATTATCTGGGCCGCATGTTCATCGACATGGCGGCGAAATATACGATCCCGGTCCATCATCGGAAGGTCCGGGAATCCTCCCTGTCTTTCATCATGCCGCGCGGCGGCAAGCGCGCCATCGTGCGCTGCCGCGACGACCATTACCTTCACCCCGTTCCGCCGCTCAACCTGACGGGATGCCGGGCGCTGCACCTGGACGGTCACCAGGCCGATGCCGCCATGCATTACGCCCGCACCTGCCGCGAAGCGGGCATCCTCACGTCCCTCGACGGCGGCGGCCTGCGCTCGAACACGCACGAACTCCTCGAGTTCATCGACGTCGCCATCGTGGCCGACCGCCTCTGCGAGCAGATGAACCTGACCCATGGTGAGATGCTCACCTACCTGAAGAGCCGGGGCTGCAGGATCGGCGGCGTGACGTTGGGTGAGCGTGGTCTTCTCTGGTACGACGAAACGGGCGCCGAAAGCGTCATGCCGGCCCTGTCCGTCCCGGCCGAAGCGGTGATCGACACCAACGGCGCAGGCGACACCTTCCACGGGGCCTATGTCTACTCGGCCATGGCGCGACCGGATCTTCCCTGGCGCGAGCATTTCATTCTGGCACGCGCGGCTTCGGCCTACGCGATCCAGCATCTCGGCAACGAGGCGAGCCTCCCGACCCTTGCGGACATCGCGGCAACGCAAGCGGCCTTCCCGGAAAACCGCCTGGGCGCGTTCGTCATGGAAGATGCGCCGCAAAAGCGCGGGCTGAAGAGCGCGGGCTAG
- a CDS encoding DUF4239 domain-containing protein, translating into MIFETWLDMPIWGIFISLVVTFSLSAFVIYWLSFGKYVKPYSSTFTGVVAPFFGAVAVLFALMAGFLANEVWERNRQAARTVLGEREGLLAVQAISTATVTDMEDIRAAARLYAEALVQEEWPRMLDQESSAKAGQALLDLLTRISNPQIAVEAGSAAQTALLDTVLKLRTTRDDRLALSGDQTDRTKWTAVLILAFITQVAIGIVHLERPRAQVAALVIFSTAAVTTLGLIAIRERPFDGPWRISPRPIMEALHVISKPAVP; encoded by the coding sequence TTGATTTTCGAAACTTGGCTCGACATGCCCATCTGGGGGATCTTCATCTCACTTGTCGTGACCTTCTCGCTCTCCGCCTTTGTCATTTACTGGCTGAGCTTCGGGAAATACGTCAAACCTTATTCCTCCACCTTCACGGGAGTCGTGGCGCCCTTCTTCGGCGCTGTGGCCGTCCTGTTCGCCCTCATGGCGGGTTTCCTCGCGAACGAGGTCTGGGAGCGCAACCGCCAGGCGGCGCGCACCGTTCTGGGCGAACGAGAGGGCCTGCTGGCCGTGCAGGCCATCAGCACCGCGACCGTGACCGATATGGAGGACATCCGCGCGGCCGCGCGGCTTTATGCCGAGGCCCTGGTTCAGGAAGAATGGCCGCGCATGCTTGATCAGGAGAGCTCGGCAAAGGCGGGGCAGGCCCTGCTCGACCTGCTCACGCGCATCTCGAATCCGCAAATTGCCGTAGAGGCAGGGTCTGCCGCCCAAACGGCACTCCTCGATACGGTGCTCAAGCTCCGCACCACCAGGGACGACCGGCTTGCCCTGAGTGGAGACCAGACCGACAGGACGAAGTGGACCGCCGTCCTGATCCTGGCCTTCATTACCCAGGTGGCTATCGGCATCGTGCATCTGGAGCGCCCACGGGCGCAGGTCGCGGCTCTCGTAATCTTTTCCACGGCAGCCGTGACGACCCTGGGGCTCATCGCAATCCGTGAGCGACCTTTCGACGGCCCGTGGCGCATTTCCCCACGGCCCATCATGGAGGCGCTGCACGTCATCTCGAAGCCGGCGGTGCCTTGA
- a CDS encoding N-acetylglucosamine kinase encodes MGLGLGIDAGGTATRWRLVDREGTCLAQGSVEPLTGHLFSTAAEERAKRISSELAQAVTQTGRPAGIVAGITGLTRDTRAEAVMRGILAEAFDLPSARIFVAEDMWIAYLSYFALGEGILVYGGTGSIGYYLSSDKQAIRIGGRGNLIDDGGSGFWIAREALKAVLRKEEESPGDGWTTPVGTALAKALGGTEWDTVRAFVYGGDRGRIGLLARAVADAAQTGDLLSLNILREAGRELARLANSLIKRVGPRPVALVGGGTRLHPIIGAAFRQELCAPVDVIDTDVDAAMTAARLAALVE; translated from the coding sequence ATGGGGCTGGGGCTTGGCATCGACGCGGGAGGAACGGCGACGCGATGGCGCCTCGTCGATCGTGAGGGCACCTGCCTTGCGCAAGGCTCCGTGGAGCCGCTCACCGGACACCTGTTCTCGACAGCCGCCGAAGAGCGCGCCAAGCGGATCAGCAGCGAGCTCGCCCAGGCCGTCACCCAGACCGGGAGGCCTGCGGGAATCGTCGCCGGCATCACGGGCCTGACCCGCGATACGCGGGCCGAGGCCGTCATGCGCGGCATTCTTGCCGAGGCTTTCGACCTTCCCTCCGCCAGGATTTTCGTGGCCGAGGATATGTGGATCGCCTACCTGTCCTACTTCGCTCTCGGCGAAGGCATCCTTGTCTACGGGGGAACCGGCTCCATCGGCTATTATCTCTCGTCGGACAAGCAAGCGATCCGCATCGGCGGCCGGGGCAACCTCATCGATGACGGCGGATCCGGTTTCTGGATTGCGCGGGAGGCGCTGAAAGCGGTTCTGCGCAAGGAGGAGGAGAGCCCCGGCGACGGGTGGACAACCCCTGTCGGAACCGCGCTCGCAAAGGCGCTCGGGGGAACCGAGTGGGACACGGTGCGCGCTTTCGTCTATGGGGGCGACCGGGGCCGAATCGGCCTCCTGGCCCGGGCCGTCGCGGATGCCGCACAGACGGGCGACCTTCTCTCCCTGAACATCCTTCGCGAGGCGGGTCGTGAGCTGGCGCGGCTCGCCAACAGCCTGATCAAGCGCGTCGGGCCGCGCCCTGTCGCGCTGGTCGGTGGCGGGACGCGCCTTCATCCGATCATCGGGGCGGCCTTCCGGCAGGAGCTATGCGCGCCCGTCGACGTGATCGATACGGATGTCGATGCCGCGATGACGGCCGCCCGGCTGGCGGCACTGGTCGAGTGA